One window from the genome of Yarrowia lipolytica chromosome 1B, complete sequence encodes:
- a CDS encoding uncharacterized protein (Compare to YALI0B03960g, similar to uniprot|Q9Y7U7 Schizosaccharomyces pombe Putative transcription factor), with product MPLGKVKSVVSGDTIILQSPSGAERQLSLAHIQAPRLSSNDPYGYEAREALRLLLVGKQVKFEVLYNINGREYGDVSAPIFDSLVERTLKQGFAKIREGALERLDEDQEDYVEKLQAAQKEAETAQMGVWGADVKAPTVYQTVTAFEDAGNAPLQNGKDVSKTYNAIVEKVISGNRAIVRVIVAPGVHLNIPVNLAGISTPRSGSTTTTAEPFGDAARDFVALRLLQRSVQLAFASFNPQEVPLVTVVHPAGDIAEHLLNSGLANVNDHHVIHIGAERAGKLRQLENSARQQGLNLWKGLPAAATAATSAGGLSPGKTISGTITKVISADTLDIDDVTVQLSSVRAPRKNDQPLWAAAAKEYVRKNYIGKSCEVTVDAIRAKTDQFEERPLVTVIVDGKNIGSEIIANGYATAIRHGKNVSDRSPHWDTLVEKEQEAQTAKKGLHGTKEPAPDRTVNASENLTKAKSHLSTLQRRGRIPGVVDFVSSASRFRIISDRENINLTLVLAGINSPKTSEPFGEEARDLAAKKFQQRDVEFTVQGTDRLGNFIGHLYLPNESKPFSIELLEAGFASSFIQAAESFAHELEDAEQEAKKARKGIWKDFKEDVEDLATTTGALNVNEPAAPVVPDYIDVTITNINPDGSIAFISGGVGATLTKLEQDITSFNLAAANTTQFSFASGHPKKNDYVAVRSPKNTYVRAQILNVDKATGKFAILLIDSGKAVTVSQAQLRPLQAQFGVAKVPGAAKTTNLAFIQAPPAGGNSYLEDYVDLLKKEIEGSQLVAAVVSPGNVVLFTIDSKGPEDSVNSFVVEDAYAFIKPKLTQAELNPTWTATVTKLKELEKAAKNDRVGIWEFGDAVYDDEQ from the coding sequence ATGCCTCTCGGAAAAGTCAAGTCGGTGGTTTCTGGAGACACCATCATTCTCCAGTCTCCCAGCGGAGCTGAACGACAGCTTTCGCTCGCCCATATCCAGGCCCCCAGACTCTCTTCTAACGATCCCTATGGTTACGAGGCTCGAGAAGCTCTGCGGCTTTTGCTGGTAGGCAAGCAGGTGAAGTTCGAGGTGCTATACAACATCAATGGACGAGAGTACGGAGACGTGTCGGCACCCATTTTCGACTCGCTGGTGGAACGAACTCTTAAGCAGGGCTTTGCCAAGATCAGAGAAGGAGCTCTGGAACGGCTAGATGAGGACCAGGAGGACTACGTCGAGAAGCTCCAGGCTGCCcagaaggaggccgagacGGCGCAGATGGGAGTTTGGGGCGCAGATGTCAAGGCCCCCACGGTCTACCAGACTGTGACTGCGTTTGAGGACGCTGGAAACGCTCCTCTGCAGAACGGCAAGGACGTCTCCAAGACCTACAATGccattgtggagaaggtgattTCCGGAAACAGAGCCATTGTGCGAGTCATTGTCGCTCCCGGAGTGCATCTCAACATCCCCGTCAACCTCGCTGGTATCTCTACCCCCAGATCGGgctccacaaccaccactgCCGAGCCGTTTGGAGACGCTGCTCGTGACTTCGTGGCTCTCAGGTTGCTGCAGCGAAGCGTGCAGCTGGCTTTTGCCTCGTTCAACCCCCAGGAAGTGCCCCTGGTGACCGTGGTTCATCCTGCCGGAGACATTGCTGAGCATTTGCTCAACAGCGGTCTGGCCAACGTCAACGACCACCATGTCATCCACATTGGAGCCGAGAGAGCCGGAAAGCTGCGGCAGCTGGAGAATTCCGCTAGGCAACAGGGTCTGAACCTGTGGAAGGGTCTCCCTGCCGCAGCCACTGCTGCTACTTCTGCTGGAGGTCTCAGTCCAGGCAAGACCATCTCTGGAACCATCACAAAGGTCATTTCAGCCGACACCCTGGACATTGACGACGTTACTGTCCAGCTGTCGTCTGTTCGAGCCCCCCGAAAGAACGATCAGCCTCTATGggccgctgctgccaaggaaTACGTCCGAAAGAACTACATTGGAAAGTCCTGTGAGGTGACTGTCGATGCCATTCGAGCCAAGACCGACCAGTTCGAGGAACGACCTCTCGTCACCGTGATTGTGGACGGAAAGAACATTGGATCCGAGATCATCGCCAACGGCTACGCTACTGCCATTCGACATGGTAAGAACGTCTCTGATCGATCCCCTCACTGGGATACTCTtgttgagaaggagcaggaggctcagaccgccaagaagggtcTCCACGGCACCAAGGAGCCCGCGCCTGACCGAACTGTGAACGCCTCCGAGAACCtgaccaaggccaagtccCACCTGTCTACTCTCCAGCGTCGAGGCCGAATCCCAGGTGTGGTTGACTTTGTGTCTTCTGCCTCTCGATTCCGAATCATCAGCGACCGAGAGAACATTAACCTGACTCTGGTTCTTGCTGGAATCAACTCGCCCAAGACTTCTGAGCCCTTTGGAGAGGAAGCCCGAGACCTGGCCGCCAAGAAGTTCCAGCAGAGAGACGTCGAGTTCACTGTTCAGGGCACAGACCGCCTGGGTAACTTCATCGGTCACTTGTACCTGCCCAACGAGTCCAAGCCCTTTTCTATCGAGCTTCTAGAGGCTGgtttcgcttcttctttcaTCCAGGCTGCTGAGTCTTTTGCCCACGAGCTTGAAGAcgccgagcaggaggccaagaaggcccgAAAGGGTATCTGGAAGGACTTCAAGGAGGATGTTGAGGATCtcgccaccaccactgGTGCTCTCAATGTCAACGAGCCCGCTGCTCCCGTTGTCCCCGACTACATTGACGTGACTatcaccaacatcaaccCCGACGGATCCATTGCATTCATTTCCGGCGGCGTTGGAGCTACTCTGACCAAGCTGGAGCAGGATATTACCTCGTTCAACCTCGCTGCTGCCAACACCACCCAGTTTTCGTTTGCTTCTGGCCAtcccaagaagaacgactACGTCGCTGTGAGATCACCCAAGAACACCTACGTTCGAGCTCAGATTCTGAACGTTGACAAAGCCACTGGCAAGTTTGCCATTCTTCTTATCGACTCTGGTAAGGCCGTTACCGTGTCCCAAGCGCAGCTGCGACCCCTGCAGGCCCAGTTTGGTGTTGCCAAGGTCCCCGGTGCTGCCAAGACCACCAACCTGGCATTCATccaggctcctcctgccGGCGGAAACAGTTACCTGGAGGACTACGTTGAccttctcaagaaggagattgagggtTCTCAGCTGGTCGCAGCTGTTGTCTCTCCTGGCAACGTTGTACTCTTCACCATTGACTCCAAGGGCCCCGAGGACTCTGTCAACTCGTTCGTTGTTGAGGACGCGTACGCTTTCATCAAGCCCAAGCTGACCCAGGCCGAGCTCAACCCCACTTGGACCGCTACCGTtaccaagctcaaggagctggagaaggctgccaagaacGACCGGGTTGGAATCTGGGAGTTCGGAGATGCTGTCTACGACGATGAGCAGTAG